DNA from Lentibacillus amyloliquefaciens:
AGGGCGAGAAATATGAGGATGTGAATTGGAGATAAGCTTGAAAGCCATTGGCCAACTGAAGTGTAAACTAAAGCCAACGGAATATTGGTGAGAATTGAAGACTTTGCGTAATCCCTGAAGTTTTCCGAGATTTCGATCAGACATAATGATAACAAATGAAAATGAATGAAAGGGACGAGCCTTAGAAGGGCTATTTGCGGTGCTGTGAATTCAGAACTGTTCCCATTAATTTCCGTTTTAAATTGACAAGCTTCTTAAATGTACGCGGCATCCAACGAATAATGGCATAGAAAATGATACTTGATAATGTAATGCCAATAAGGGAGTATAATGTACCGGCCACAGTTCCAAACAGAATACCGCCTGAAATACATATAAAAGCAACCGGCAGAAAAAATAATGGCCTTAATAAATGAAAGCTGATGAACAAAATAGGTGCGAGCAGCCCGCCTGTTTCAATAAAAACCATAATATAAGTCCCAAACTGCTCCATATCCGACCTCCCTTTTTTCATCACCAATTCCACATCTGTACATGTATATGACATGAGACGAGTCCTTATGACATAAAGCTAAGCCAAACAATTAAAGCAGCCTGAATGATAATCAATAATGGTATACCTGCCGTGAATGACCGGTGCTTTGTTTTATGCCGGAACTGCTTCATACCGGCTAATATCCCAACAGCGCCTCCAAGGATAGCCAGCCCCCAAAATGTCCGTTCCGGTATTCGATATGTTTGCTTTTTGGCTTTACGTTTGTCCAAGCCCATCATTAAAAAGCCGATGATATTGACACTGATTATGTAAGCAATGATCATTATCGTTGCTCCTTTAGTTTTTCGTTAATTGACTCATAACTATTAATCTGTCCTCTATTATACGTGAAGCAGGCCATGAATACGATTAAAATATCAAGGCCTCTAACAGATTTAACTTAAAAATGATCCAGTCAAAAATCAGCTATAAACTGGGAATAATGATATAATGACAACTAATACCAAAACCAGTTGTAAAACAATACAAATGGACAAAGGGGATGCATCCATGGAAATAAAAAAAGTATCAATGATCGGACTTGGAGCGCTGGGAGTCATGTACGGGCATCAACTTTCCAAAGAGGTTCCGAAAGCAAATTTACGTATTAT
Protein-coding regions in this window:
- a CDS encoding DUF1294 domain-containing protein gives rise to the protein MIIAYIISVNIIGFLMMGLDKRKAKKQTYRIPERTFWGLAILGGAVGILAGMKQFRHKTKHRSFTAGIPLLIIIQAALIVWLSFMS